From the genome of Amycolatopsis sp. NBC_01488, one region includes:
- a CDS encoding alpha/beta hydrolase, whose product MRISARWLRVAAVLAAVAGTLPGVPARAATGVPDARSDDGSHVVAESTVDGDARVLDLTVRSTGVGAYAMVRLILPRDWAAEPDRKWPAVYLLAGETRLQDYRGWSANTDVRRLADDADVLVVMPGSGPAGFFTDWWNYGKDLALNQWETFTAAELPQLVDRGYRGDGRRAAAGLSLGGYGAIELAARRPGVFRYAASYSGNLNPAGPAGELLTDAIVASAHLDPEALWGDRRREPARWEAHDPVVNADRLRGTELYLSAGNGLPGPLDAKLPVDVLPGAMLLEFLCGGQTTAMADRLHALGVPVTAELYGPGTHQWAYWQEQLHKTWPRMLRVVTS is encoded by the coding sequence ATGCGCATATCCGCGAGGTGGCTGCGGGTCGCCGCGGTACTGGCCGCCGTGGCGGGCACGCTGCCCGGCGTGCCCGCCCGGGCCGCGACGGGCGTGCCGGACGCCCGCAGCGACGACGGCTCGCACGTCGTCGCGGAGTCCACTGTGGACGGTGACGCCCGCGTGCTCGACCTGACCGTGCGCTCGACCGGCGTCGGCGCCTACGCGATGGTCCGGCTGATCCTGCCGCGGGACTGGGCCGCCGAGCCGGACCGGAAGTGGCCGGCGGTGTACCTGCTCGCGGGGGAGACCCGGCTGCAGGACTACCGCGGCTGGAGCGCCAACACCGACGTCCGGCGCCTCGCCGACGACGCCGACGTCCTCGTCGTCATGCCGGGTTCCGGCCCGGCGGGGTTCTTCACGGACTGGTGGAACTACGGCAAGGACCTCGCGCTCAACCAGTGGGAGACGTTCACCGCCGCCGAGCTGCCGCAGCTGGTCGACCGCGGCTACCGCGGGGACGGCCGGCGCGCCGCCGCCGGGCTGTCGCTGGGCGGCTACGGCGCGATCGAGCTCGCCGCGCGCCGGCCGGGCGTCTTCCGCTACGCCGCGTCGTACAGCGGGAACCTCAACCCGGCCGGGCCGGCGGGCGAGCTGCTGACCGACGCGATCGTCGCGTCGGCCCACCTCGACCCCGAAGCACTCTGGGGTGACCGCCGCCGGGAGCCGGCGCGGTGGGAGGCGCACGACCCGGTGGTGAACGCGGACCGCCTGCGCGGCACCGAGCTGTACCTGTCGGCGGGCAACGGCCTGCCGGGGCCGCTCGACGCGAAGCTCCCGGTCGACGTGCTGCCCGGGGCGATGCTGCTGGAGTTCCTGTGCGGCGGCCAGACGACGGCGATGGCCGACCGGCTGCACGCGCTCGGTGTCCCGGTGACCGCCGAGCTCTACGGACCGGGCACCCACCAGTGGGCGTACTGGCAGGAGCAGCTGCACAAGACGTGGCCGCGGATGCTGCGGGTGGTGACGTCGTGA
- a CDS encoding DNA polymerase ligase N-terminal domain-containing protein yields the protein MRPAFVLHEHWRPRHHFDLRLEENGVLRSWAVPRGLPPDSAGNRLAVAVPDHALDHLAYEDDTKKVADTGWWEEHDRTDKRILFTLHGRTESVRYALIRTDRDWLLHRTREQPG from the coding sequence GTGAGACCGGCTTTCGTGCTGCACGAGCACTGGCGCCCGCGGCACCACTTCGACCTCCGGCTGGAGGAGAACGGCGTGCTGCGCTCGTGGGCGGTGCCGCGCGGCCTGCCGCCGGACTCCGCGGGCAACCGGCTCGCGGTCGCGGTGCCCGATCACGCGCTCGACCACCTCGCGTACGAGGACGACACGAAGAAGGTCGCCGACACCGGCTGGTGGGAGGAGCACGACCGGACGGACAAGCGGATCCTGTTCACCCTGCACGGCCGGACGGAGTCGGTCCGGTACGCGCTGATCCGCACCGATCGCGACTGGCTCCTGCACCGGACGCGTGAGCAGCCCGGCTAG
- a CDS encoding NAD(+)/NADH kinase, whose product MHSAGLVLHPRRDSAAAVEAVLGWAGNRNIEILGIADEIVRLNCAAIGVTPEELGRRSDLVVSLGGDGTMLRAMRLADGQRAPVLGVNLGKLGFLAEVDVPDLPDALSAIDDHQFTVEPRLAVDAVLEGRKITAFNDIAVVRVPGEGSAVVAVRVGGQPFVSYSADAVVVATPTGSTAYSFSAGGPITSPAVEALLVTPAAPHSAYSRGVVLSVHDDVTLELLPTSGRLAVEVDGQVAGYVSPGDCLDLRARPSAARVVRLGMTTFYQRARRKLRLTDSAEIPQDGEH is encoded by the coding sequence ATGCACTCCGCGGGACTCGTGCTGCACCCCCGCCGCGACTCGGCGGCCGCCGTCGAAGCCGTGCTCGGCTGGGCCGGCAACCGGAACATCGAGATCCTCGGCATCGCCGACGAGATCGTCCGCCTGAACTGCGCGGCGATCGGGGTGACGCCCGAGGAGCTCGGCCGCCGGTCCGACCTGGTGGTCAGCCTCGGCGGGGACGGCACCATGCTGCGGGCCATGCGGCTGGCCGACGGGCAGCGCGCGCCGGTGCTCGGGGTCAACCTCGGCAAGCTGGGCTTCCTGGCCGAGGTCGACGTCCCCGACCTGCCGGACGCCCTCTCGGCCATCGACGACCACCAGTTCACGGTGGAGCCGCGGCTGGCCGTGGACGCCGTGCTGGAGGGGCGGAAGATCACGGCGTTCAACGACATCGCCGTGGTCCGCGTCCCGGGTGAGGGCAGCGCGGTGGTCGCGGTCCGCGTCGGCGGCCAGCCGTTCGTGAGCTATTCGGCGGACGCGGTGGTCGTCGCCACCCCGACCGGCTCGACGGCGTACAGCTTCTCGGCGGGCGGCCCGATCACCAGCCCGGCGGTGGAGGCACTGCTGGTGACGCCCGCGGCGCCGCACTCCGCGTACAGCCGGGGCGTGGTGCTGTCGGTGCACGACGACGTGACGCTGGAGCTGCTGCCGACCAGCGGCAGGCTGGCGGTGGAGGTCGACGGCCAGGTGGCGGGCTACGTGTCGCCGGGCGACTGCCTGGACCTGCGCGCCCGCCCGAGCGCGGCGCGGGTGGTGCGGCTGGGGATGACGACGTTCTACCAGCGAGCGCGCCGTAAGCTGCGGCTCACGGACTCCGCGGAGATCCCCCAGGACGGCGAGCACTGA
- a CDS encoding SDR family NAD(P)-dependent oxidoreductase, with translation MSRPRSITGRPVVITGAASGIGRALATRLSRLGAPVALADVDEDGLKATAAALHGRVLTRVLDVRDAADQLRFADEVREWLPAPLAAVFNNAGVAVTSSVLDAVPEDDDWLHDINFRGVVHGTRAFLPILAEQGEGAIVNTSSVFGLLGMPYQSAYCAAKFAVRGFTESLRQELAGSAVRAITVHPGGITTNIARNARVRRDPTGLGRSREEMAAQFEAMTMTSPDKAAAIIHTGVDRGKARILVGPDAYLFDALARVTPTHYNAVLTRLLKRPRRTEAVR, from the coding sequence ATGTCACGGCCCCGTAGCATTACCGGCCGTCCGGTGGTGATCACCGGCGCGGCGTCCGGCATCGGCCGGGCACTGGCCACCCGGTTGTCCCGCCTCGGCGCGCCGGTCGCCCTCGCCGACGTCGACGAAGACGGCTTGAAAGCCACTGCCGCGGCGCTGCACGGCCGTGTCCTCACGCGCGTGCTCGACGTCCGCGACGCCGCGGACCAGCTCCGGTTCGCCGACGAGGTGCGTGAGTGGCTCCCGGCGCCGCTGGCCGCGGTCTTCAACAACGCCGGTGTCGCGGTCACCTCGAGCGTGCTCGACGCCGTGCCCGAGGACGACGACTGGCTGCACGACATCAACTTCCGCGGCGTGGTGCACGGGACGCGGGCGTTCCTGCCGATCCTCGCCGAGCAGGGCGAAGGCGCGATCGTCAACACCTCGAGCGTGTTCGGCCTGCTCGGGATGCCGTACCAGAGCGCCTACTGCGCGGCGAAGTTCGCCGTCCGCGGCTTCACCGAGTCGCTGCGGCAGGAGCTGGCCGGCAGCGCGGTCCGCGCGATCACCGTGCACCCGGGCGGCATCACGACGAACATCGCCCGCAACGCCCGGGTCCGCCGCGACCCCACCGGGCTGGGCCGCTCGCGCGAGGAGATGGCCGCGCAGTTCGAGGCCATGACGATGACGTCGCCGGACAAGGCGGCGGCGATCATCCACACCGGCGTCGACCGCGGCAAGGCCCGGATCCTCGTCGGTCCGGACGCCTACCTGTTCGACGCGCTCGCCCGCGTCACCCCCACCCACTACAACGCCGTGCTCACGCGCCTGCTGAAGCGTCCGCGGCGGACGGAGGCCGTGCGATGA
- a CDS encoding SDR family NAD(P)-dependent oxidoreductase, whose product MAADAAGGDVVTPSYVVTGASSGIGRACVAELVRRGAHVWASVRTDGDEKELDRAYGDAVSVLRMDLRDVDSIAECGARVAAAGPVRGLVNNAGLARPGPLEYVPLTAFREQLDVNVTGQLAVTRAMLPALRVSPIARVVTVGSIGGRIAGPMVGPYHTAKFALVGLTDSLRAELAPEGIDVILVEPGAVATAIWSRAREAAEEVRATLPAAGLERYGAQLAEAERSALRSSRTGVPPRRAAQVVVRALTARRPAPRYLVGGDARVAAVLASLPFRLRYRLTAAKR is encoded by the coding sequence GTGGCCGCGGATGCTGCGGGTGGTGACGTCGTGACGCCGTCCTATGTGGTCACCGGCGCGTCGAGCGGGATCGGCCGGGCGTGCGTGGCGGAGCTGGTCCGCCGCGGCGCGCACGTGTGGGCGAGCGTCCGGACGGACGGCGACGAGAAGGAGCTGGACCGCGCCTACGGCGACGCGGTGAGCGTGCTGCGGATGGACCTGCGTGACGTCGACTCGATCGCCGAGTGCGGTGCGCGGGTCGCGGCCGCGGGACCCGTGCGCGGCCTGGTGAACAACGCCGGTCTCGCGCGGCCGGGCCCGCTCGAATACGTGCCGCTCACGGCGTTTCGCGAGCAGCTCGACGTGAACGTGACGGGTCAGCTGGCGGTGACCCGTGCGATGCTGCCGGCCCTGCGCGTCTCGCCGATCGCGCGGGTGGTGACGGTGGGCTCGATCGGCGGCCGCATCGCGGGGCCGATGGTCGGGCCTTACCACACGGCGAAGTTCGCCCTGGTGGGCTTGACCGACAGCCTGCGCGCGGAGCTGGCCCCGGAGGGCATCGACGTCATCCTGGTGGAGCCGGGCGCGGTGGCGACGGCGATCTGGTCCCGGGCCCGCGAAGCGGCGGAGGAGGTACGCGCGACGCTGCCGGCGGCGGGGCTCGAGCGGTACGGGGCGCAGCTGGCGGAGGCGGAGCGGAGTGCGTTGCGGTCATCGAGGACGGGAGTGCCTCCGCGCCGCGCGGCCCAGGTGGTGGTGCGCGCGCTGACGGCTCGGCGCCCCGCGCCGAGGTACCTGGTGGGTGGCGACGCCCGCGTGGCGGCGGTGCTGGCGAGCTTGCCGTTTCGCTTGCGGTACCGGCTGACGGCGGCGAAGCGATGA
- a CDS encoding flavin-containing monooxygenase, translated as MTEHVEVLIVGAGLSGVGAAHHLRTAFPRKTYAILEARDAIGGTWDLFRYPGVRSDSDMQTLGYRFRPWTSETAIADGPSILAYVRDTAAEAGIDRQIRFGHQVVRAEWSTEDALWTVEAAHDGEPVRFTAKFLYLCSGYYDYAGGHTPEFPGIENFGGTVVHPQHWPADLDYTGKKVVVIGSGATAVTLVPAMTDRAEHVTMLQRSPTYILSLPSEDALANRLRGLLGARLAYPIARWKNVAVSTLIYQLSRRRPGVVKAMIRRAAMKQLPPGYAVDTHFKPRYQPWDQRLCLVPDGDLFRSIRHGDASIVTDRIASFTETGIRLESGDELPADVVVTATGLRLLAFGGIDLVVDGDPVKLPETMAYKGMMLSGVPNFAFTIGYTNASWTLKADLVGEYVVRLLRHLDRHGYDQCVPVNDDPAVTERPLLDFDAGYVLRSIDEFPKAGSRAPWTLGMSYAHDVVKLRHGRIDDGALRFSRRRAGAGRLSA; from the coding sequence ATGACCGAGCACGTCGAGGTCCTGATCGTCGGCGCCGGGCTGTCCGGCGTCGGCGCCGCCCACCACCTGCGGACGGCGTTCCCGCGCAAGACGTACGCGATCCTCGAAGCCCGCGACGCCATCGGCGGCACCTGGGACCTGTTCCGCTACCCGGGCGTCCGGTCCGATTCGGACATGCAGACCCTCGGCTACCGGTTCCGGCCGTGGACCAGCGAGACGGCCATCGCCGACGGCCCGTCGATCCTGGCGTACGTCCGCGACACCGCCGCCGAGGCGGGTATCGACCGGCAGATCCGGTTCGGGCACCAGGTGGTCCGCGCCGAATGGTCCACAGAGGACGCTTTGTGGACGGTCGAGGCGGCGCACGACGGCGAGCCCGTCCGGTTCACCGCGAAGTTCCTCTACCTGTGCAGCGGCTACTACGACTACGCGGGCGGCCACACACCGGAGTTCCCGGGCATCGAGAACTTCGGCGGCACGGTCGTGCACCCGCAGCACTGGCCCGCGGACTTGGACTACACCGGCAAGAAGGTCGTCGTGATCGGCAGCGGCGCGACGGCGGTGACGCTCGTCCCGGCCATGACCGACCGCGCCGAGCACGTGACGATGCTGCAGCGCTCCCCCACCTACATCCTGTCGCTGCCCTCGGAGGACGCGCTGGCCAACCGGCTGCGCGGACTGCTCGGCGCGCGGCTGGCGTACCCGATCGCGCGCTGGAAGAACGTCGCCGTGAGCACGCTGATCTACCAGCTGAGCCGGCGCCGCCCGGGCGTGGTCAAGGCGATGATCCGCAGGGCCGCGATGAAGCAGCTGCCGCCGGGGTACGCCGTCGACACGCACTTCAAGCCGCGCTACCAGCCGTGGGACCAGCGGCTGTGCCTGGTGCCGGACGGCGACCTGTTCCGCTCGATCCGCCACGGCGACGCGTCGATCGTCACCGACCGGATCGCGTCGTTCACCGAGACCGGGATCCGCCTCGAATCGGGCGACGAGCTGCCCGCGGACGTCGTCGTCACGGCCACCGGGCTGCGGCTGCTGGCCTTCGGCGGCATCGACCTGGTCGTCGACGGCGACCCGGTCAAGCTGCCGGAAACCATGGCGTACAAGGGAATGATGCTCAGCGGCGTGCCGAACTTCGCGTTCACGATCGGCTACACGAACGCGTCGTGGACGCTCAAGGCCGACCTCGTCGGCGAGTACGTCGTCCGGCTGCTGCGCCACCTCGACCGCCACGGGTACGACCAGTGCGTGCCGGTCAACGACGATCCGGCGGTCACCGAGCGGCCGCTGCTCGACTTCGACGCGGGGTACGTGCTGCGGTCGATCGACGAGTTCCCGAAGGCCGGGTCGCGGGCGCCGTGGACGCTGGGCATGAGCTACGCGCACGACGTCGTCAAGCTGCGGCACGGCCGGATCGACGACGGCGCGCTGCGCTTCTCGCGACGACGGGCGGGAGCGGGCAGACTGAGCGCATGA
- a CDS encoding DUF998 domain-containing protein, giving the protein MRLNQPSRPGVSLYMLSPAPVRPSLRARLLVPGALATLATAMALLVVLHLDRRLAPLDPVSSMLSDYALSPGRWMWDAALLLTSTGSALLLVALYRRGLLANPALVAAKALWCVSLLAVAVFAKDPQGGAITATGKIHLYASAVTCLSLPIVGWALGRRHRDDPRWRRFATWSRRLALAAIPFYLPFIVPFAVNVVLGGHLPTVATGLVERLMMVLEIALLAVLGRWAHRAMRGQRPTLPTV; this is encoded by the coding sequence TTGCGCCTGAACCAGCCGAGCCGTCCGGGAGTGTCCCTCTACATGCTGTCGCCCGCACCCGTCCGTCCCTCCCTCCGCGCCCGGCTGCTCGTGCCCGGCGCGCTGGCCACGCTCGCCACCGCGATGGCGCTGCTCGTCGTGCTGCACCTCGACCGGCGGCTCGCGCCGCTCGATCCGGTCAGCTCGATGCTCAGCGACTACGCGCTGAGCCCGGGCCGCTGGATGTGGGACGCCGCGCTGCTGCTCACCAGCACCGGCTCGGCGCTGCTGCTGGTCGCGCTCTACCGCCGGGGCCTGCTGGCCAACCCGGCGCTGGTGGCGGCGAAGGCGCTGTGGTGCGTCAGCCTGCTCGCGGTCGCCGTCTTCGCCAAGGACCCGCAGGGCGGCGCCATCACCGCCACCGGCAAGATCCACCTCTACGCCTCGGCCGTGACGTGCCTGAGCCTGCCGATCGTCGGCTGGGCGCTGGGCCGCCGTCACCGCGACGACCCCCGCTGGCGCCGTTTCGCCACCTGGTCGCGGCGGCTGGCGCTGGCCGCGATCCCGTTCTACCTGCCGTTCATCGTGCCGTTCGCGGTGAACGTCGTCCTCGGCGGCCATCTCCCGACCGTCGCGACCGGCCTGGTCGAGCGCCTGATGATGGTGCTGGAGATCGCGCTGCTCGCCGTGCTCGGCCGCTGGGCACACCGCGCGATGCGCGGACAGCGGCCGACGCTCCCGACGGTCTAG
- a CDS encoding RidA family protein, translated as MDPETVAPPLGRYSHLAEVPAGHRLVFLAGQLGVAPDGTLATGAEAQGRQIFANLEALLTAEGAGPEHLVKLVTLLASTEHLAGYRAAQAEAFAKWFPDGDFPAQTLAVVAALAGPDYTVEVEAIAAVPA; from the coding sequence TTGGATCCCGAGACCGTCGCGCCGCCGCTGGGGCGGTACAGCCATCTGGCCGAGGTTCCTGCCGGACACCGGCTCGTCTTCCTCGCCGGACAGCTCGGGGTGGCACCCGACGGCACGCTCGCGACGGGTGCCGAAGCGCAGGGACGGCAGATCTTCGCCAACCTCGAGGCGCTCCTCACCGCCGAGGGCGCGGGTCCGGAGCACCTCGTCAAGCTGGTGACGCTACTGGCGAGCACCGAGCACCTCGCCGGGTACCGCGCCGCGCAGGCCGAAGCGTTCGCGAAGTGGTTCCCGGACGGCGACTTCCCGGCCCAGACGCTCGCGGTCGTGGCGGCGCTCGCGGGGCCGGACTACACGGTGGAAGTCGAAGCGATCGCCGCGGTGCCTGCCTAG
- a CDS encoding glycosyltransferase — MSRLVVVIAPGSRGDVQPCVALGRGLAAGGDRVRVLAASAFEALVTSNGLGFAPLSADPGEVLDSEAGRAWTAGRNPITFVTGLRKAVTPVLERLLADVHTGARGADLVLAPTLGFLGSHLDVPNVELHYQPSIPTRAFPHPLLPWAGKLGPWGRQLSFKAVDELAWQLLRPEIDRWRADTLGRPGKRPRRDSPVLCGFSDAVVPRPPDWPARVHVTGYWFLDAGPGWRPDPRLRDFLAAGPPPVYVGFGSMRTSDETLAVVRGALKKAGLRGLLGTGTDLADDDVLAVADVPHDWLFPRTAAVVHHGGAGTTAAGLRAGVPTLVCPVFSDQPYWGDRVFRLGAGPRPLGDLTGLTAKLEELTGNPLYRRGAQYVGARLRRENGVAHACSVLA; from the coding sequence ATGAGCCGCCTGGTCGTCGTCATCGCGCCGGGATCGCGGGGTGATGTCCAGCCCTGCGTCGCCCTCGGACGCGGACTCGCGGCCGGTGGTGACCGGGTCCGCGTGCTCGCCGCATCGGCGTTCGAGGCGCTGGTGACCTCGAACGGACTCGGCTTCGCGCCCCTCTCCGCCGATCCGGGCGAGGTGCTCGATTCCGAAGCCGGGCGAGCGTGGACCGCCGGCCGCAACCCGATCACCTTCGTGACCGGCCTCCGCAAAGCCGTGACGCCGGTCCTCGAACGCCTGCTCGCCGACGTGCACACCGGTGCGCGGGGCGCCGACCTCGTGCTCGCCCCGACCCTCGGTTTCCTGGGCTCCCACCTCGACGTCCCCAACGTCGAACTGCACTACCAGCCCAGCATCCCGACGCGCGCCTTCCCGCATCCGCTGCTCCCGTGGGCGGGGAAGCTGGGACCGTGGGGCCGTCAGCTGAGCTTCAAAGCCGTCGACGAACTGGCCTGGCAGCTCCTGCGCCCGGAAATCGACCGCTGGCGGGCGGACACCCTCGGTCGCCCCGGGAAACGGCCGCGGCGCGATTCCCCGGTCCTGTGCGGGTTTTCCGACGCCGTCGTGCCCCGGCCGCCCGACTGGCCCGCCCGCGTCCACGTCACCGGCTACTGGTTCCTCGACGCCGGCCCCGGCTGGCGCCCGGACCCGCGGCTGCGCGACTTCCTCGCCGCGGGGCCGCCACCGGTGTACGTCGGCTTCGGCAGCATGCGGACGAGCGACGAGACTCTCGCCGTCGTGCGCGGCGCCCTGAAGAAGGCCGGGTTGCGCGGCCTGCTCGGCACCGGCACCGACCTCGCCGACGACGACGTGCTGGCCGTCGCGGACGTCCCGCACGACTGGCTGTTCCCGCGCACTGCGGCGGTCGTGCACCACGGCGGCGCGGGAACCACGGCGGCCGGGCTGCGCGCCGGGGTGCCGACGCTCGTCTGCCCGGTGTTCTCCGACCAGCCCTACTGGGGCGACCGCGTGTTCCGCCTCGGCGCGGGACCCCGGCCGCTCGGCGACCTGACCGGGCTGACGGCGAAACTGGAAGAGCTGACCGGCAACCCGCTGTACCGGCGCGGCGCGCAGTACGTCGGAGCCCGGCTGCGCCGGGAGAACGGCGTCGCCCACGCGTGTTCGGTGCTGGCCTGA
- a CDS encoding alpha/beta fold hydrolase, with protein sequence MTEEIADTGRGISLSYERIGDRGADPLLLVAGLGQQLHSWPDAFCAQLADRGFEVVRFDNRDAGRSTHPRFRPSSLPAMVAGRFPPEQYDLKDLAADTVGLLDALDVETAHIAGVSMGGMISQTVAALHPARVRTLTSIMSTTGSRLIGRPALSTLRLMGAKPPKSRDEAVESAVKMFRHISSHGFPFDEAWVREKAGAGWDRDPTAGGVGRQLGAILKSGNRTAWLKKITAPTLVIHGDRDRMVHPTGGAATARAIRGARLETVPGMGHDLPAGAWPVLLDLIGDHARSSDVTAP encoded by the coding sequence GTGACCGAAGAGATCGCCGACACCGGCCGGGGGATTTCCCTGTCCTACGAACGGATCGGGGACCGCGGCGCCGACCCGCTGCTGCTCGTCGCCGGGCTGGGCCAGCAGCTGCACAGCTGGCCGGACGCGTTCTGCGCGCAGCTCGCCGACCGCGGCTTCGAGGTCGTCCGGTTCGACAACCGCGACGCCGGGCGCTCGACGCACCCGCGCTTCCGGCCGTCGAGCCTGCCCGCGATGGTCGCCGGCCGCTTCCCGCCGGAGCAGTACGACCTCAAGGACCTGGCCGCCGACACCGTGGGCCTGCTCGACGCCCTCGACGTCGAGACCGCCCACATCGCGGGCGTGTCCATGGGCGGCATGATCTCCCAGACCGTGGCGGCGCTGCACCCGGCGCGCGTCCGGACCCTGACGTCGATCATGTCGACGACCGGGTCCCGGCTCATCGGCCGCCCGGCGCTCTCGACGTTGCGGCTGATGGGCGCGAAGCCGCCGAAGTCCCGCGACGAAGCCGTCGAAAGCGCCGTGAAGATGTTCCGCCACATCAGCTCGCACGGCTTCCCCTTCGACGAAGCGTGGGTGCGGGAGAAGGCCGGGGCGGGCTGGGACCGCGATCCGACGGCGGGCGGCGTGGGCCGTCAGCTCGGCGCGATCCTCAAGTCCGGCAACCGGACGGCGTGGCTGAAGAAGATCACCGCGCCCACGCTGGTGATCCACGGCGACCGCGACCGGATGGTCCATCCCACCGGTGGCGCCGCCACGGCCCGCGCGATCCGCGGCGCCCGCCTCGAAACCGTTCCCGGCATGGGCCACGACCTGCCCGCGGGCGCGTGGCCGGTGCTGCTCGACCTCATCGGCGACCACGCGAGAAGCAGCGATGTCACGGCCCCGTAG
- a CDS encoding YdcF family protein, translating to MSVTDVVLPGCAAVALLVFAVRLAREPRRLGNAVWLGVALLLTGLWLLRAALHLEWLAPVLGVLVAVVALLVAVVLPAALIVNGVRMVRREGRSLANLLSFVLGVGMLTLDGLFFAPLGRWGSALVATAAVLACYFGFLFASLLGYSILYGRLARHTGIDAVIVLGCGLAGERVTPLLAARLDRAIRLYEREPAPPLLVVSGGQGPGETMTEAAAMHEYLRAHGIPADRIRREDRATTTEENLEFSAELLPGGVRPHRVLAVTSDYHVFRTAVECRRLGLPFDATGAPTARYFLPSALLREFAALILHYRRTTIAACVLIVGGGLALALFA from the coding sequence GTGAGCGTCACCGACGTCGTGCTGCCCGGCTGCGCCGCGGTGGCGCTGCTGGTGTTCGCGGTGCGGCTGGCCCGCGAACCGCGTCGCCTCGGCAATGCCGTCTGGCTCGGCGTGGCGCTGCTGCTGACCGGGTTGTGGCTGCTGCGCGCGGCTCTGCACCTGGAGTGGCTCGCCCCGGTGCTGGGCGTGCTGGTGGCGGTCGTCGCGCTGCTCGTCGCGGTGGTGCTGCCGGCCGCGCTGATCGTCAACGGCGTCCGGATGGTGCGGCGCGAAGGCCGGAGTCTCGCGAACTTGCTGTCCTTCGTGCTCGGCGTCGGCATGCTGACGCTCGACGGGCTGTTCTTCGCGCCGCTCGGCCGGTGGGGCTCGGCGCTGGTGGCGACGGCCGCGGTGCTCGCGTGCTACTTCGGGTTCCTGTTCGCGTCCCTGCTCGGCTATTCGATCCTCTACGGCAGGCTCGCGCGCCACACGGGCATCGACGCCGTCATCGTGCTCGGCTGCGGCCTGGCCGGTGAGCGTGTCACGCCGCTGCTGGCCGCCCGCCTCGATCGCGCGATCCGGCTGTACGAACGCGAACCGGCTCCCCCGCTGCTGGTGGTGTCGGGCGGCCAGGGCCCCGGCGAGACGATGACCGAAGCCGCGGCGATGCACGAGTACCTGCGCGCACACGGCATCCCGGCCGACCGGATCCGCCGCGAGGACCGCGCGACGACGACCGAGGAGAACCTCGAGTTCTCGGCGGAACTGCTGCCGGGCGGCGTGCGGCCGCACCGGGTGCTGGCGGTGACGAGCGACTACCACGTCTTCCGCACGGCGGTGGAGTGCCGCCGCCTTGGCCTGCCGTTCGACGCGACGGGCGCGCCGACCGCGCGGTACTTCCTGCCGAGCGCGCTGCTGCGCGAATTCGCGGCCTTGATCCTGCACTACCGCCGCACGACGATCGCGGCGTGCGTGCTGATCGTCGGCGGCGGCCTGGCACTGGCGCTCTTCGCCTAG